Sequence from the Paenibacillus tundrae genome:
ATCGACGAAGAATTCTACGAAGAATTGGAAGAAATTCTAATTGGAGCCGACGTTGGCGTTAACACCGTCATGAATCTCATTGATGAATTACGCGTTGAGGTCAAAAAGCGTAAGATTGAGGACGCAGCTGAGCTACAACCGGTACTTTCTGAGAAACTAACCGATTTGTTACGTGGGGAACAAAATAATGAATTAAAGCTAAATCCGAATGGGATTACGGTTATTTTATTTGTTGGCGTTAACGGTGTTGGAAAAACAACGACCATTGGTAAACTGGCGCATCGTTACAAACAGCAGGGCAAAAAAGTCATTATGGCAGCAGGGGATACATTCCGTGCTGGTGCAATCGAACAGTTAGAGGTTTGGGGACAACGTGCTGGAGTGGAAGTCATTAAGCAGCAAGCGGGTTCTGATCCGGCGGCAGTTATGTTTGATGCTGTGCAAGCGGCTAAACAACGTAACGCGGATATTTTGCTCTGCGACACAGCTGGTCGACTGCAAAATAAATCCAACCTGATGGAAGAGTTGAACAAAATTTATCGTGTTATTCAGCGTGAAATTCCGGATGCTCCACATGAGGTGTTGATGGTGCTTGATGCAACGACAGGACAAAACGCCCTGAATCAAGCGAAACTGTTTGGAGAGAAAAGTGGCGTGACAGGACTCGTACTAACGAAGCTTGATGGTACAGCTAAGGGAGGGATCGTGGTTGCGATTCGCCAAGAGTTGGACTTGCCCGTGAAAATGGTAGGTTTGGGTGAGAAAATGGAGGATCTGCAGCCATTCGACTCTGAACAGTTTGTACATGCATTGTTTGCTGGGCTGATTCAGGAACAGGTAGAAGAAGGCTCCACTGAAGAGTAAATCTCTATCAACGGATTGGTTAGACAGAAACAACATTTTTGGAACACAAACGTAACGTATACATGACCCTATTGCCGTTGATAAGCGTATGCTCTACATGTTTATCTACGGCAATAGGTGTATAATGGAATAAATGTGAACTTAAAAAAGGGTTAGAAAGGACGGTTGATATGGCCAATACCTATACCTATTCCCGCCGTGAAGAAGTCGCTAACGCAGTAACTCATGGGATCGGTGCTGCGCTTAGTGTGGCTGCATTGGTACTATTAATTGTATTCTCCAGCATGAAAGGTACGGCATGGCATGTGGTTAGTTTCACGATCTATGGAATCACGATGCTTATGCTCTACACCAACTCAACGTTGGTACACGCACTTAAAGAGGGTAAAGCCAAAGATTTATTTGAGTTTTTTGACCACTCCTCTATTTATTTGTTTATCGCAGGAACGTATACGCCCTTCTTATTCGTTGCTGTCCGTGGGACACTTGGGTGGACGTTATTTGGAGTCATTTGGGGTATCGCATTATTCGGCGTAATCTTCAAGGCGTTCTTTACGAAAAAGTTTCTGTTTATGTCCACGATCTTCTATATTGCTATGGGCTGGCTCATCGTCATTGCTTGGCAACCGCTTGTAGCTGCAATTCCTTCAGGAGGAATCGTGTTATTGGTAACGGGTGGACTGATGTACACGCTTGGAACGCTGTTCTATGTGTGGCGTGGATTCCCGTATCATCATGCCATCTGGCATTTGTTTGTACTGGCAGGCAGCATTCTTCACTTCTTCGCCGTACTTTTATATCTTACACCTCTACGATAGTAACAATGAACGAATCAGCTCTTTTTAGATAGTGTTCAAAAAGCCGCCCTTATTGAACACTCATTCTATAAATAGGAGGGGTTCGTTTTTTGTTTGGAGAGTAGTGATGTAAAAGAAGGATATAAGTGGCTTGGATATTGATTATTTCACCTTATTTTTGAGTAGTTTTATGCCTTGAATATAGCAATTTTATTGTGACAAGTATTTTTGCTTGACATCCTGATTTCTTTTCGGTATTATTAGGAACGTTGCAAGAGTGTAAAGTGTTTTTCCTTGACGAAGGGAGTGCCCCGATATGAGTCAAGAAAATCGGCTTGAGAAGACAAACCGAATTAACTTGCTGTTTGCTTTTTATGAACGTTTACTGACAGAGAAGCAACAGACCTTTTTAAAGTATTACTTTCATGATGATTTCTCGCTCGGTGAAATTGCATCCGAGTTCGAGATCAGCCGCCAGGCGGTATACGAGCATATCAAGCGTGCCGAACAAGTGCTTGAAAATTACGAAAGCAAGCTTGGCTTGTTAGAAAAGCATGAGCGTCGCAATCGTAATCTTGAAGATTTGCAAAATGCATTGGAAGACATCGGTGTCTCCATTGATAACAACAAACCAATAAACGATATTGTTCAGCAGCTTAGAGAATAGAACCATTTTGAGCACTGAACGAAACGTAACGATCTTACAAACAGTATTACAGCTTAAGGAGGTGGGATCATGGCATTTGAAGGATTAACGACCCGATTGCAGAATGTGTTCAGTAAACTGCGCGGCAAAGGCAAGGTGTCTGATGAAGATGTTGCCGAAGCGATGCGCGAGGTGCGTCTGGCATTGCTTGAAGCGGATGTAAACTTCAAAGTGGTCAAGGAATTCATCGCCAAGGTGAAAGAAAAGGCTGTCGGTAAAGAAGTGATGGATAGCTTCACACCAGGAATGGTGATTATCGACATCGTAAACAAGGAACTCACGGACTTGATGGGTGGAAGTCAGTCGAAGCTGGCTAAAGCGAATAAGCCTCCAACAGTTCTGATGATGGTTGGTTTACAGGGTGCTGGTAAAACGACAACATCCGGTAAACTCGCTAAAATGCTGCAAAAGCAAAATAGCAGACCATTGCTTGTAGCGGGAGATATTTATCGTCCTGCAGCGATTAAGCAGTTGCAAGTGCTTGGTGAACAGATCAAAGCGCCTGTATTCACACTGGGAGATCAGACAAGCCCTGTAGAGATTGCACGTCAGGGATTGCAGCATGCAAAGGATAACGGCAATGATTATGTTATCATTGATACCGCAGGTCGTTTGCACGTAGATGAAGAACTGATGGAAGAACTTCGTCAGATCCATAGTGTAGTTAACCCGGATGAGGTTCTGCTTGTTGTAGATAGTATGACAGGACAAGATGCTGTTAATGTGGCAGAACACTTTAACAAGCAGCTTGATCTAACCGGTGTTGTACTGACAAAACTGGATGGAGATACTCGTGGTGGTGCGGCGCTTTCTGTCAAAGCCGTTACGGGTTGCCCAATCAAGTTTGCTTCTCTTGGTGAGAAGCTGGATGCACTTGAGCCTTTCCATCCGGAACGGATGGCTTCACGGATTCTCGGCATGGGCGATATGCTCTCTCTAATTGAGAAAGCACAGTCGAACATCGACACAGAGAAGGCCAAGGAAATGGAACGTAAGATGCGTAATGCTGAATTTACGTTTGAGGATTTCCTTGAGCAGATGGATCAAGTGAAAAAGCTTGGACCAATTGATCAGATCATGGATATGATTCCTGGCATGGGCAAGATGAAACAAGCTAAAGATCTGAAGGTTGATGACAAGCAGATGGGTCGAATTGAGGCGATTGTGTACTCGATGACAACAGAAGAGAAACGTAACCCGGACATGATTAATCACAGTCGCCGGAAACGGATTGCTACGGGTAGCGGAACATCTCTGGCTGAAGTTAACCGACTGATCAAGCAGTTTGATGAAATGCGCCGCATGATGAAACAGTTCTCGGATATGATGGGACCTAAAGGCGGCAAAAATAAAGCGATGAAGCAACTCAAAGGATTAGGCAAAGGAATGAAGTTTCCTTTCCGTTGATCTACCTGAGTTGAAGTAATAATCAGATTTCATTGAAGGAGGTGAATTTTCAAATGGCAGTTCGTATTCGTCTGAAACGTATGGGTGCTCACAAAGCTCCTTTCTACCGCGTAGTGGTATCGGATTCCCGTTCCCCACGTGACGGTCGTTTTATCGAGGAGATCGGTTACTACAACCCGGTTGAACAACCGGCTGTTGTTAAGATCGATGAAGATAAAGCATTGCAATGGCTTCAAAATGGTGCGCAAGCATCTGACACTGTCCGCAACTTGCTGAGCAAAGCGGGCGTGATGAAGAAGTTCCACGAGTCTAAACTATCTAAATAAGGTGCTGATTCGGAGGGTCATCTATGGAAGAATTAGTAAGTGTAATTGCTAAGGCTTTGGTCGATCATCCGGAAGATGTGACGGTTCGGACGGTTGAGAAAGACCGGCTTGTCGTGTATGAGTTAACCGTGCATCCTGACGATGTTGGGAAGGTCATTGGTAAACAGGGACGTATCGCAAAGTCTCTCCGTACAGTCGTCACATCAGCAGCAGTTAAGATGGATAAACGGGTTACCGTAGATATCATATCTTAAAGATATACGAAAGGGGGTTAGGATGCATGTCCTAGCCCCTTTTCGTGCATGCTGAACTTAAAGAGGTTGTTCAAAAAGTCCGCTTTTGATTACGAAGGATGCCTGAGGGCATCTCAGCATCGAATATGGGATTCAGCCGAAATGTCCGTTGCTCACGTAGGTTTGCCTACGCTCCGCTACTCCATTTCTAGCTTTATCCCATCTTCTCGGTACTGAAAACCGTCCTTTTTGAACACGCAATTAATGTATATCGGATATTAAATTAAAATATTTTTTGGTATGAGTGACATCGGGAGCAGTGTAGGAGACGGAATCGATTCTGGAGAAGCGTTAGCGTTCACCTTTATCACCACATTTTCACCTTTTTATAATAGTTCAAAAAATGAGGGGATAACAGTGATCGGAAGAACGAACCGTCGCTGGAACGGCCATTCGAGAGTCGAAGTACCTATTTAATTTGATTGAATTTCGTAGGAGGATTGTATGGCAGAATTTATGAACGTAGGTAAAATTGTAAACACTCATGGCATTCGTGGAGAGTTGAAAATTATGCCGTTGACGGATTTCCCGGAAGTACGGTTTGCTAATAATGCAGAACTATATTTCTTTACAGCGGATAATCATCCGAACTTGGTGCATGTAGAATCTGCACGTCTGCATAAAAATATGTATATCGTTCGTTTGAAAGAGTACGGAAACATTAATGAAGTGGAAAAGTTCAAAGGCGGGATGGCTAAAGTATCCAAAGAAGATTTGGCCGAACTCGACGAGAACGAGTATTACTTCCATCAGATTGTAGGATGTACTGTCATTACGGAAGAGGGAGATACGCTCGGAACGATCTCCGAAATCCTAACGCCGGGTGCCAATGACGTATGGGTAGTCAAAACACCAGCAGGCAAAGAAGTTCTAATTCCGGTAATTGATGATGTCGTGCTCCATGTGGATGTGAAGGAGAAACTGGTTAAGATTCACCTTATGGAAGGGCTGCTGTAGCATGAAGGTAGATGTACTAACTTTGTTCCCGGAAATGTTCGACGGTGTATTCGGGACGAGTATTCTCGGTAAAGCTCAGACTAAAGGACTTGTTTCTCTAAATGCGGTTAACTTCCGTAATTATGCTACCAATAAGCATAACACAGTAGATGATACGCCATATGGGGGCGGAGGCGGTATGGTGTTGAAGCCTGATCCGATCTTTGCTGCCGTGGAGGATATCCTTGATCAGCGTGAAGAGGCTACTGTGCCTACGATGAAGGCGCCGCGTATTATTTTGATGTGTCCACAAGGGGAGACGTTCACACAGCAGAAGGCGGAAGAGCTTGTGCAAGAGGATCATCTTATTTTTATATGTGGACATTATGAAGGTTATGATGAGCGTATTCGCGAATTTCTAGTTACAGACGAGTTGTCCATTGGCGACTATGTGTTGACAGGCGGAGAGTTACCAGCCATGGTTGCTATTGATAGTGTGGTACGTTTGATTCCAGGTGTACTCGGCAACGAAACGAGCGCAGTGACTGACTCGTTCAGCACGGGACTGCTGGAGTATCCGCATTATACACGTCCACCAGAGTTTAGAGGCATGAAGGTGCCAGACGTGCTGTTATCAGGTCATCATCTGAATATCGATGCATGGCGCAGGGAGCAGTCTCTGCTACGTACTTTGGAGCGCAGACCTGATATGCTGGAAAGTGCGGAGTTGACGGATAAAGAACGAATTTGGTTAGAAGAGCTTCGTTTGAAAAAAGAGAAATCAGAGTAGGAAAAGGCTCTTTATACCGACTTTAAGATACATTACATTACAGATGTAGTGAAATAGTGAGCGGATAAGTTCATATATGCAGTATATGCATATGATGGTTAAACACCATGGACTTCTACTTTGTGTATGGATAGATATCCAGGCAAAAGGCCTAGTTACAGCCGTAATGGCGGTATAGCTAGGCCTTTATTTGTACACATGCTTCAATGTGTTGACTTTTAGTTCGCCTCAGTAACCGATTCAGCATCTTGACTTGAACCGGATTGCAGCAATGCAGGCAGATCCGTGCCAGTAGTCACGGTAAGACGTGGAAGCCTCATTAAGTCGGCACCAGGCTTCACCATTCCTTGGACAATGGTAAAGGCCATGCGGTAGCCATTTTGCTGCAAATAGTAGATCATCTGTGTACTGGTGTATCCAAAAGGATAAGCGATATAAGGTGTATCAATGCCTGTCTGCTTCATCTGCTGAATATCATCGCTGAGGAGCCTAGTATCGAGACCAGCGGGAACGAGCTGACCACATCGCATGAAACCTTTATGATGCAGATTGTAGGTGTGACTGTTATATTCAAATACATCTGAACCGGCTGTCATCTCTGGTTTGGATAAGAACGTATCTTTGCTTGAGTCAAATACAGAAGGCTGATCCTGAATCTTGTTTCCAATCACAAAAATGGAAGCGTGGAAATCATACTTCTTGAGAACAGGATAGGCAAGTGTATAGTTGTTCTGGTAACCATCATCAAAGGTGATTACGATCGATTTGGAAGGTAATGAAATTCGTCC
This genomic interval carries:
- the ftsY gene encoding signal recognition particle-docking protein FtsY; this encodes MSFFKKLRDSIASKTESVTKQFKEGLEKTRKEFVEKVSDLMVRRKKIDEEFYEELEEILIGADVGVNTVMNLIDELRVEVKKRKIEDAAELQPVLSEKLTDLLRGEQNNELKLNPNGITVILFVGVNGVGKTTTIGKLAHRYKQQGKKVIMAAGDTFRAGAIEQLEVWGQRAGVEVIKQQAGSDPAAVMFDAVQAAKQRNADILLCDTAGRLQNKSNLMEELNKIYRVIQREIPDAPHEVLMVLDATTGQNALNQAKLFGEKSGVTGLVLTKLDGTAKGGIVVAIRQELDLPVKMVGLGEKMEDLQPFDSEQFVHALFAGLIQEQVEEGSTEE
- the trhA gene encoding PAQR family membrane homeostasis protein TrhA; the encoded protein is MANTYTYSRREEVANAVTHGIGAALSVAALVLLIVFSSMKGTAWHVVSFTIYGITMLMLYTNSTLVHALKEGKAKDLFEFFDHSSIYLFIAGTYTPFLFVAVRGTLGWTLFGVIWGIALFGVIFKAFFTKKFLFMSTIFYIAMGWLIVIAWQPLVAAIPSGGIVLLVTGGLMYTLGTLFYVWRGFPYHHAIWHLFVLAGSILHFFAVLLYLTPLR
- a CDS encoding putative DNA-binding protein, encoding MSQENRLEKTNRINLLFAFYERLLTEKQQTFLKYYFHDDFSLGEIASEFEISRQAVYEHIKRAEQVLENYESKLGLLEKHERRNRNLEDLQNALEDIGVSIDNNKPINDIVQQLRE
- the ffh gene encoding signal recognition particle protein, which gives rise to MAFEGLTTRLQNVFSKLRGKGKVSDEDVAEAMREVRLALLEADVNFKVVKEFIAKVKEKAVGKEVMDSFTPGMVIIDIVNKELTDLMGGSQSKLAKANKPPTVLMMVGLQGAGKTTTSGKLAKMLQKQNSRPLLVAGDIYRPAAIKQLQVLGEQIKAPVFTLGDQTSPVEIARQGLQHAKDNGNDYVIIDTAGRLHVDEELMEELRQIHSVVNPDEVLLVVDSMTGQDAVNVAEHFNKQLDLTGVVLTKLDGDTRGGAALSVKAVTGCPIKFASLGEKLDALEPFHPERMASRILGMGDMLSLIEKAQSNIDTEKAKEMERKMRNAEFTFEDFLEQMDQVKKLGPIDQIMDMIPGMGKMKQAKDLKVDDKQMGRIEAIVYSMTTEEKRNPDMINHSRRKRIATGSGTSLAEVNRLIKQFDEMRRMMKQFSDMMGPKGGKNKAMKQLKGLGKGMKFPFR
- the rpsP gene encoding 30S ribosomal protein S16, which translates into the protein MAVRIRLKRMGAHKAPFYRVVVSDSRSPRDGRFIEEIGYYNPVEQPAVVKIDEDKALQWLQNGAQASDTVRNLLSKAGVMKKFHESKLSK
- a CDS encoding KH domain-containing protein; amino-acid sequence: MEELVSVIAKALVDHPEDVTVRTVEKDRLVVYELTVHPDDVGKVIGKQGRIAKSLRTVVTSAAVKMDKRVTVDIIS
- the rimM gene encoding ribosome maturation factor RimM (Essential for efficient processing of 16S rRNA); protein product: MAEFMNVGKIVNTHGIRGELKIMPLTDFPEVRFANNAELYFFTADNHPNLVHVESARLHKNMYIVRLKEYGNINEVEKFKGGMAKVSKEDLAELDENEYYFHQIVGCTVITEEGDTLGTISEILTPGANDVWVVKTPAGKEVLIPVIDDVVLHVDVKEKLVKIHLMEGLL
- the trmD gene encoding tRNA (guanosine(37)-N1)-methyltransferase TrmD is translated as MKVDVLTLFPEMFDGVFGTSILGKAQTKGLVSLNAVNFRNYATNKHNTVDDTPYGGGGGMVLKPDPIFAAVEDILDQREEATVPTMKAPRIILMCPQGETFTQQKAEELVQEDHLIFICGHYEGYDERIREFLVTDELSIGDYVLTGGELPAMVAIDSVVRLIPGVLGNETSAVTDSFSTGLLEYPHYTRPPEFRGMKVPDVLLSGHHLNIDAWRREQSLLRTLERRPDMLESAELTDKERIWLEELRLKKEKSE
- a CDS encoding polysaccharide deacetylase family protein; its protein translation is MKWKKCLLVTLAVLTCLTTVYVYAVNHPSNALAHKACTSWDMVKREAFSLSHSEYNSTPTLDATTFHVAPGTATEVPVLMYHYIEPHMDALKKQNKSMISLQDFEKNMKYLHDEGYHTITLEELEDYVNGRISLPSKSIVITFDDGYQNNYTLAYPVLKKYDFHASIFVIGNKIQDQPSVFDSSKDTFLSKPEMTAGSDVFEYNSHTYNLHHKGFMRCGQLVPAGLDTRLLSDDIQQMKQTGIDTPYIAYPFGYTSTQMIYYLQQNGYRMAFTIVQGMVKPGADLMRLPRLTVTTGTDLPALLQSGSSQDAESVTEAN